The following proteins are co-located in the Robbsia betulipollinis genome:
- a CDS encoding MFS transporter, whose product MLGIATVLMLSALDQTVIGNALPSITADLQGFDLYAWVATGYLLASVVTIPIFGRLGDAYGRKPFVMLAAAVFTVASAACAAAPTMLVLVLARAAQGIGGGMMIGTAFACIPELFPDTVRRLRWQMLLSAMFSIVNAFGPTLGGILTQYYGWRSVFYLNLPLGVLALWLVWRFLPRFRPPRDGRSKVDWLGAALIAIVLSTLQVAVQSMSRAGLDLAAGALLALCLAACVALVAWERIAVAPLLPAMLFQDAKLRTLFVLAVLAGAIMFILLFYMPVLFQGVYGYSPKDAGLLITPLVLCITLGAIVNGRIVTRVKRPSRLVRFGFAMLLLASLGLLTAGGRAPFAVLLALMFIAGVGFGFIYLNLTVFTQALAPRSHVGIATAMSQSLRLVGGMLGTAAVAAIVGAFYARGVDHAFRARGWGAATRFFADPKVLFPGAGATSAAPQAPAGLGAAADHAVLASPPSGAMLALARDALSHALWLGFVLTALLALLGLWQVGRLASFSLNAAPARAPNGD is encoded by the coding sequence ATGCTCGGCATCGCCACCGTGCTGATGCTCTCGGCGCTGGATCAAACGGTCATCGGCAACGCCTTGCCGAGCATCACCGCGGATCTGCAGGGCTTCGATCTGTACGCATGGGTTGCCACCGGCTATCTGCTGGCCTCGGTGGTGACGATTCCGATTTTCGGCCGCTTGGGCGATGCGTACGGGCGCAAGCCCTTCGTGATGCTCGCCGCAGCCGTATTCACGGTGGCCTCGGCCGCCTGCGCGGCGGCGCCGACCATGCTGGTCCTCGTGCTGGCCCGGGCGGCGCAGGGTATCGGCGGCGGCATGATGATCGGTACCGCGTTCGCGTGCATCCCGGAATTGTTTCCGGATACCGTGCGCCGCCTGCGGTGGCAAATGCTGTTGAGCGCGATGTTCAGCATCGTCAACGCGTTCGGTCCCACGCTCGGTGGGATATTGACGCAGTATTACGGGTGGCGTTCGGTGTTCTACCTGAACCTGCCCCTCGGCGTGCTGGCGCTGTGGCTGGTGTGGCGTTTTCTGCCGCGCTTTCGCCCGCCGCGCGACGGCCGGTCGAAAGTCGACTGGTTGGGCGCCGCGCTGATCGCCATCGTGTTGAGCACGCTGCAGGTCGCGGTGCAATCGATGTCCCGCGCCGGCCTGGACCTGGCGGCGGGCGCGCTGCTCGCGCTATGCCTCGCCGCTTGCGTCGCGTTGGTGGCATGGGAGCGTATCGCGGTCGCCCCGTTGCTGCCCGCGATGCTGTTCCAGGATGCGAAACTGCGGACCTTGTTCGTTCTGGCGGTCCTCGCCGGGGCGATCATGTTCATTCTGCTTTTCTACATGCCCGTGCTGTTTCAGGGCGTGTATGGCTATTCCCCCAAGGACGCGGGCCTGCTGATCACGCCGCTGGTGCTTTGCATCACGCTCGGGGCGATCGTCAACGGGCGCATCGTCACGCGCGTCAAGCGGCCGAGCCGGCTGGTGCGATTCGGCTTCGCGATGTTGCTGCTCGCCTCGCTCGGGTTGTTGACGGCGGGCGGCCGCGCGCCGTTCGCGGTGCTCCTGGCGCTGATGTTCATCGCGGGCGTCGGCTTCGGCTTCATCTATCTCAATCTCACCGTATTCACCCAGGCGCTCGCGCCGCGCAGTCATGTCGGCATCGCCACCGCCATGTCCCAGTCGCTGCGTCTGGTGGGCGGGATGCTCGGCACCGCGGCCGTGGCGGCCATCGTCGGCGCTTTCTATGCACGGGGCGTGGACCATGCGTTTCGCGCGCGGGGCTGGGGCGCCGCCACGCGGTTTTTTGCCGACCCGAAGGTATTGTTTCCCGGCGCGGGTGCGACGTCTGCCGCCCCCCAGGCCCCTGCCGGACTCGGCGCGGCTGCCGATCATGCCGTGCTGGCGTCGCCCCCGTCCGGCGCCATGCTGGCGCTCGCCCGGGACGCCTTGTCGCATGCGCTCTGGCTGGGGTTCGTCCTGACCGCGTTGCTCGCCTTGTTGGGCCTGTGGCAGGTGGGGCGGCTCGCGTCCTTCTCGCTGAACGCGGCGCCGGCGCGGGCACCGAACGGCGACTGA
- a CDS encoding porin gives MKPFVSAVLSGAVATAAAAVPMSSYAQSSVTLYGVIDEAIRFDTHQSASGAKLFTMGSGGELSGSRWGLQGTEDLGSGMQAVFQLEGGFTPNTGAFQQSTPSGATRLFGRTAMVGLSTNAGTIALGRQYTLVHEMAYTHDIYALSNYTGTTGFQGAGETGGGRLDNTVRYTSPTLYGFTARGAYTFGGVAGDTHRNASPAVSLSFDQGPLSVGAAYQVINDIGGLTPSTSAYGSTYFGVTIPDSSQKVFTVGAVYKLTGKATLYASYIYDHVYPADYRNDSFSTALAYSFSPSFRVLLPVYIDVVKHANAEGTRITTGPTFDYLLSKRTDVYLGIDYNHLTGAWVTLAAASGANQPFYGHNSLFETTIGLRHKF, from the coding sequence ATGAAGCCGTTCGTCTCCGCCGTGCTTTCCGGTGCCGTCGCCACCGCCGCCGCCGCCGTCCCGATGTCCAGCTATGCGCAGTCGAGCGTCACCCTGTATGGCGTGATCGACGAGGCCATTCGATTCGATACGCACCAGAGCGCGAGCGGCGCCAAGCTTTTCACGATGGGCAGCGGCGGCGAGTTGTCCGGTAGTCGCTGGGGTCTGCAGGGCACGGAGGATCTGGGCAGCGGCATGCAGGCGGTCTTCCAGCTCGAGGGCGGCTTCACGCCGAACACGGGCGCGTTCCAGCAGTCGACGCCCTCCGGCGCCACCCGCCTGTTCGGCCGTACGGCGATGGTCGGCCTGAGCACGAATGCCGGCACGATCGCGCTGGGACGGCAGTACACGCTGGTCCACGAAATGGCCTACACGCACGATATCTATGCGCTGTCCAATTACACCGGCACGACCGGTTTCCAAGGGGCCGGGGAGACGGGCGGCGGTCGGCTGGACAACACCGTGCGCTACACCTCGCCGACGCTGTACGGCTTTACGGCGCGCGGCGCCTACACGTTCGGTGGCGTCGCGGGCGATACGCACCGCAATGCCTCGCCGGCGGTGAGCCTGTCGTTCGACCAGGGCCCGCTGTCGGTGGGCGCCGCCTACCAGGTGATCAACGATATCGGTGGCTTGACGCCGTCGACGTCCGCCTACGGCAGTACGTATTTCGGCGTGACGATTCCCGACAGTTCCCAGAAAGTCTTCACCGTTGGCGCCGTCTACAAGCTCACCGGCAAGGCCACGCTGTACGCCTCCTATATCTACGATCACGTCTATCCCGCGGACTATCGCAACGACTCCTTTTCCACGGCGCTGGCCTATTCCTTCTCGCCATCCTTTCGCGTGTTGCTGCCGGTCTATATCGATGTCGTGAAGCATGCGAATGCGGAGGGGACCCGCATCACCACGGGGCCGACCTTCGATTACCTGCTGTCGAAACGCACGGACGTGTACCTCGGGATCGACTACAACCATTTGACCGGCGCCTGGGTCACGCTCGCGGCCGCATCCGGTGCGAACCAGCCGTTCTACGGTCACAACTCGCTGTTCGAGACGACGATTGGCCTGCGACACAAATTCTAA
- a CDS encoding aspartate transaminase, with protein MSPSRIASRILRVKPSPSSAAADRAAALRRAGKKIVNLVVGEPDFDTPRHIREAACAAIERGETRYTQNAGTPALRQAIADKLSRENALRYDPKQIVVTCGAKHAIFNALSVTVEPGDEVLIPAPYWVSYPDMVIACEGTPVVLPCAESNDFKLDAATLRAALTPRSRWLLLNSPTNPTGATYTREDLRALADVLLDFPDVLVLTDDIYEHISYTDGPLVHLGAVEPALLPRLVIVNGVSKTYAMTGWRIGYAAGPEDIIGAMETLQSQSTSNACSVSQAAALAALEGDQTFVREAVLTYRSRRDRAVERINATPGLSCRAPGGAFYLFVNCQGAIDRTTAGGRFLANDTDVVMYLLEEKGVAVIAGAAYGTPGYFRMSIATSIDVIEEGIRLMGEAFSDLR; from the coding sequence GTGAGCCCGTCACGCATCGCCTCGCGCATTCTCCGCGTCAAGCCCTCGCCCAGCAGCGCCGCCGCCGATCGGGCCGCCGCGTTGCGGCGCGCCGGCAAGAAAATCGTGAATCTGGTGGTGGGCGAACCGGACTTCGACACGCCGCGGCATATCCGGGAAGCGGCGTGCGCCGCGATCGAGCGCGGCGAAACCCGCTATACGCAAAATGCGGGTACGCCGGCATTGCGCCAGGCCATCGCCGACAAGCTGTCCCGTGAAAACGCCTTGCGCTACGATCCGAAGCAGATCGTGGTGACCTGCGGTGCCAAGCACGCGATTTTCAACGCGCTGTCGGTCACGGTCGAGCCGGGCGACGAAGTGCTGATCCCCGCGCCGTATTGGGTATCGTATCCCGATATGGTGATCGCCTGCGAGGGAACGCCCGTCGTCCTGCCCTGCGCCGAGTCGAACGATTTCAAGCTCGACGCGGCGACGCTGCGCGCCGCGCTGACGCCCCGTTCGCGCTGGCTGTTGCTGAATTCCCCCACCAATCCCACCGGCGCCACCTACACGCGCGAGGATCTGCGCGCGCTCGCGGATGTCCTGCTCGATTTCCCGGACGTGCTCGTTCTCACGGACGACATCTACGAACACATTTCCTATACGGACGGTCCGCTCGTCCACCTGGGCGCCGTCGAACCGGCGCTGCTGCCGCGCCTCGTGATCGTCAACGGCGTCTCGAAAACCTATGCGATGACGGGCTGGCGTATCGGTTATGCCGCGGGTCCGGAGGACATCATCGGCGCGATGGAAACGCTGCAGTCGCAATCCACCAGCAATGCCTGCTCGGTCAGCCAGGCGGCGGCCCTCGCGGCGCTGGAGGGAGATCAGACCTTCGTGCGGGAAGCCGTGCTGACCTACCGGAGCCGGCGCGACCGTGCCGTCGAACGCATCAATGCGACGCCTGGCTTGAGTTGCAGGGCCCCCGGCGGGGCTTTTTACCTCTTCGTCAATTGCCAGGGCGCCATCGATCGCACCACGGCCGGCGGGCGCTTTCTGGCGAACGACACGGACGTGGTCATGTATCTCCTGGAAGAGAAGGGCGTCGCGGTGATCGCGGGCGCGGCGTATGGAACGCCCGGCTATTTTCGCATGTCGATCGCGACGTCGATCGACGTCATCGAGGAAGGCATCCGCCTGATGGGAGAGGCTTTTTCCGATCTGCGCTAG
- the nac gene encoding nitrogen assimilation transcriptional regulator NAC, translated as MNLRRLKYFVKIVDAGSLTQAAEMLHIAQPALSQQLITLEEEFQQQLLVRTKRGVMPTEAGVALYRHAQAILRQFEMAQADVKSAGHSLTGQVSVGLAPGTGASALSLPLLRTVRSVHPDILLYINENFGTTLSELIMNGRMDMAVLYGDRPANGLTFQLLANEELCLVAPRIMRIDGPTVSVAALREIPLLLPRPYNYLRKYVDDGFARMQQAPRVVAEIESATTLSAAVGAGVGATILPESTANVVAASCEATVHRIVSPGITIPLSLCLSDRLPLSEPANAVKELLLEIVAATQQGAPLAPID; from the coding sequence ATGAATCTCCGGCGCCTGAAGTATTTCGTCAAGATCGTGGACGCCGGCAGCCTCACGCAGGCCGCCGAGATGCTGCACATCGCCCAACCCGCGTTGAGTCAGCAGTTGATCACGCTCGAGGAGGAATTCCAGCAGCAACTGCTCGTTCGCACGAAGCGCGGCGTGATGCCGACGGAAGCCGGCGTGGCGCTCTACCGTCACGCGCAGGCGATCCTGCGGCAGTTCGAGATGGCGCAGGCGGACGTCAAGAGCGCGGGGCACAGCCTGACGGGACAGGTCTCCGTCGGCCTCGCGCCCGGAACCGGCGCATCGGCGCTGTCGCTGCCCCTGCTGCGCACCGTCCGCTCCGTCCACCCGGACATCCTGCTCTACATCAACGAGAATTTCGGCACGACGCTCAGCGAGTTGATCATGAACGGCCGCATGGACATGGCCGTGCTGTACGGCGACCGGCCCGCGAACGGGCTGACGTTCCAGTTGCTGGCGAACGAGGAACTGTGTCTGGTCGCGCCGCGGATCATGCGGATCGACGGCCCCACGGTCAGCGTGGCCGCGCTGCGCGAGATTCCCCTCTTGCTGCCGCGCCCCTACAATTACCTGCGCAAGTACGTCGACGACGGCTTCGCGCGCATGCAGCAGGCGCCACGGGTGGTCGCGGAAATCGAATCGGCCACGACCCTTTCGGCCGCGGTGGGTGCGGGCGTGGGCGCCACCATTCTCCCGGAATCCACCGCCAACGTCGTGGCGGCAAGCTGCGAGGCGACGGTGCATCGCATCGTTTCGCCCGGCATCACGATCCCGTTGTCGCTTTGCCTTTCCGACAGGCTGCCGTTATCGGAACCCGCGAACGCGGTAAAGGAACTCCTGCTGGAAATCGTCGCGGCCACGCAGCAAGGCGCGCCCCTCGCGCCCATCGATTGA
- a CDS encoding acetyl-CoA carboxylase biotin carboxyl carrier protein, whose amino-acid sequence MHLEKIEALVGIMRNSNVGELELTEGMSRIRLTRFAHAAAGHDGPPANVPAGDAAAHPRARFPDGVPSKGDDTGVHPANDASGPTMSAGADEATGAAEHAAPAGDRVDVIAAPLFGVVHLAPSPLDPPFVKVGDRIAEGDTLCTIEAMKTFNVIEAEQAGIVTEILTHSGREVAPGAPLFRVTS is encoded by the coding sequence ATGCATCTAGAGAAGATAGAAGCGCTGGTGGGAATCATGCGCAATTCGAATGTCGGCGAGCTCGAATTGACCGAGGGCATGAGCAGGATTCGTCTCACGCGGTTTGCCCACGCCGCGGCGGGCCATGACGGCCCGCCGGCGAATGTCCCGGCCGGCGACGCCGCGGCGCACCCGCGCGCCCGTTTCCCGGACGGCGTGCCATCGAAGGGCGACGACACCGGCGTGCACCCCGCGAACGATGCGTCCGGTCCCACCATGTCGGCCGGGGCCGACGAGGCCACCGGGGCCGCCGAGCATGCGGCGCCAGCCGGCGACCGGGTCGACGTCATCGCCGCGCCGCTTTTCGGCGTGGTGCATCTCGCCCCGTCGCCCCTGGATCCGCCTTTCGTGAAAGTGGGCGACCGGATCGCCGAAGGCGACACCCTGTGCACCATCGAGGCGATGAAAACCTTCAACGTGATCGAAGCCGAACAGGCCGGCATCGTCACCGAGATCCTGACGCACAGCGGCCGCGAAGTCGCGCCGGGCGCGCCGCTGTTCCGGGTGACGTCATGA
- the accC gene encoding acetyl-CoA carboxylase biotin carboxylase subunit: protein MTFDRVLVANRGEIALRVMRACRELDVKTVAVYSEADADAMHVAFADEAVCIGPAAPSLSYLNQSALLFAARATHAQAIHPGYGFLSENAQFAQRVQDMGMRFIGPAPDAIRTMGDKVAAKRAMLAAGVPCVPGPDTSLSDDTGETLAAARAIGFPVIVKAAGGGGGRGMRVVEREADLLDAVAVTREEARRAFGKPELYIEKFLQQPRHIEIQVLCDAHGTALWLGSRDCSMQRRHQKILEEAPAPGIDARQLKAVGERCVEACRRIDYRGAGTFEFLYENGEFFFIEMNTRLQVEHPVTEETAGIDIVKAQIRIAQGLPLGMTQEDVSCTGHAFECRINAEDPFTFLPSPGRVETWIAPGGQGIRVDSHMHAGARVAPYYDSMIGKIIARGKDRDEALAKMRVALDGLQVGGVKTNLPLHQALLRDAGFIAGGVDIHYLEKWLRQRSAT from the coding sequence ATGACCTTCGACAGGGTTCTCGTCGCCAATCGCGGGGAAATCGCGCTGCGCGTCATGCGCGCCTGCCGCGAACTCGACGTAAAGACGGTCGCGGTCTATTCCGAAGCCGACGCGGATGCGATGCATGTCGCGTTCGCGGACGAAGCGGTCTGCATCGGCCCGGCCGCGCCGTCGCTGAGTTATCTGAATCAATCCGCCCTCCTGTTCGCCGCCCGGGCCACGCACGCGCAGGCGATCCATCCCGGTTACGGATTTCTTTCCGAGAACGCGCAGTTCGCGCAACGGGTGCAGGACATGGGCATGCGCTTCATCGGTCCGGCACCGGACGCCATCCGGACAATGGGCGACAAAGTGGCCGCCAAGCGGGCGATGCTGGCGGCGGGCGTGCCGTGCGTGCCGGGGCCCGATACGTCGCTGTCCGACGATACCGGGGAGACGCTCGCGGCCGCGCGCGCCATCGGTTTCCCGGTGATCGTGAAGGCGGCGGGCGGCGGCGGCGGACGCGGCATGCGCGTGGTCGAGCGCGAGGCCGACCTGCTGGATGCCGTCGCGGTGACGCGCGAAGAGGCGCGGCGGGCGTTCGGAAAGCCCGAACTCTATATCGAGAAATTCCTGCAGCAACCCCGTCACATCGAGATCCAGGTGCTGTGCGACGCGCACGGCACGGCGCTATGGCTCGGCTCGCGCGACTGCTCGATGCAGCGCCGGCATCAAAAAATCCTGGAGGAAGCACCGGCCCCGGGAATCGATGCCCGGCAATTGAAGGCGGTCGGCGAGCGCTGCGTGGAAGCGTGCCGTCGGATCGACTATCGCGGCGCGGGAACCTTCGAATTCCTCTACGAAAACGGCGAGTTCTTTTTCATTGAAATGAATACCCGACTCCAGGTCGAGCACCCGGTGACCGAGGAAACGGCGGGCATCGACATCGTCAAGGCACAGATCCGCATCGCCCAGGGCTTGCCGCTGGGGATGACCCAGGAGGACGTGTCGTGCACGGGGCATGCGTTCGAATGCCGCATCAATGCCGAGGATCCCTTCACCTTTCTGCCCTCGCCGGGGCGCGTCGAAACGTGGATCGCGCCGGGAGGACAAGGCATTCGCGTGGACTCGCACATGCATGCCGGCGCGCGCGTCGCGCCCTATTACGACTCGATGATCGGCAAGATCATCGCGCGCGGGAAGGATCGGGACGAAGCGCTCGCGAAAATGCGCGTCGCCCTCGACGGCCTGCAGGTCGGCGGCGTGAAAACCAATCTGCCATTGCACCAGGCCTTGCTGCGCGATGCGGGTTTCATCGCGGGCGGCGTGGATATTCACTATCTGGAAAAATGGTTGAGGCAAAGGAGCGCAACATGA
- the pxpB gene encoding 5-oxoprolinase subunit PxpB codes for MDRFTRPASNPQDDHPLEVSLLGTLAVLFEAPGAMDLATQRRIWSLARTVQAWANVEEAVPGMANLMVTFSRPPRDISGIFQRLRDAWDASQEWTISGKTLVLPVVYGGEGGPHLDDVVTHTGLAVDDIVRRHAAPLYTVYALGSHPGYCYLGGMDPTIATPRRKVPVVQLPAGAVSIGGAQTGVSASAGPSGWNTIGSTLPDFFDAAHTPPARLAPGDMVRFDIADVIYPRDGGAQP; via the coding sequence ATGGACCGATTCACGCGGCCAGCGTCGAATCCGCAGGACGACCACCCGCTGGAGGTAAGCCTGCTCGGCACGCTCGCGGTGCTGTTCGAGGCGCCGGGCGCGATGGATCTCGCGACCCAGCGGCGGATATGGTCGCTCGCGCGAACCGTGCAAGCCTGGGCCAACGTCGAGGAAGCCGTGCCCGGCATGGCCAACCTGATGGTCACGTTTTCCCGGCCGCCGCGCGATATCTCCGGCATTTTTCAACGTCTGCGCGACGCCTGGGACGCGTCGCAGGAATGGACGATTTCCGGAAAGACGCTGGTTTTGCCGGTCGTCTATGGCGGCGAAGGCGGCCCGCATCTCGACGATGTCGTGACGCATACGGGCCTGGCGGTCGATGACATCGTCCGGCGCCACGCCGCACCGCTGTACACCGTGTACGCCCTGGGCAGCCATCCCGGCTATTGCTATCTCGGCGGCATGGATCCCACCATCGCGACGCCGCGCCGCAAGGTCCCGGTGGTCCAGTTGCCCGCAGGCGCCGTGTCGATCGGCGGCGCGCAAACCGGCGTGTCCGCGTCCGCCGGACCGAGCGGCTGGAACACGATCGGCTCGACCCTGCCCGATTTTTTCGACGCCGCGCACACCCCGCCCGCGCGGCTCGCGCCGGGCGACATGGTCCGCTTTGACATCGCGGATGTGATCTACCCCCGCGATGGAGGCGCGCAGCCATGA
- a CDS encoding biotin-dependent carboxyltransferase family protein — MIEILSNAGLATVQDQGRRGSLRFGVGHSGAMDRVALSIANIMLGNDENAAGIEIPVFPFRVRFDADSDFVLSGAPGTATLGDTPVLPMWLTHARAGQILTIRQPARGARRYLQLAGGIDVPLVLGSRSTQLRGAFGGLAGRALRRGDRLASAPLHPEQAGADAGKPRFGVMSPDMALPCGASGQDAAPGQPCVAGPGGQIVTLRVLPAAEYALYTDASLAGFWNADWLVTPQSNRYGYRLEGPGLVPTRAIEKRSHGIVPGVIQVPHSGQPIIQLSDAQPSGGYPKVGTVIEADLWRVAQAPIGATLRFVQTTFAEAVAAGEALAQYIAQVRLAVALHREYPQS, encoded by the coding sequence ATGATCGAAATCCTTTCGAATGCCGGCCTCGCCACCGTGCAGGATCAAGGGCGTCGGGGATCGCTTCGCTTCGGGGTGGGTCATTCCGGCGCGATGGACCGCGTCGCGCTGAGCATCGCGAACATCATGCTCGGCAACGACGAGAACGCGGCCGGCATCGAGATCCCGGTATTTCCGTTTCGCGTCCGCTTCGACGCCGACAGCGACTTCGTACTGAGCGGTGCCCCGGGCACGGCGACGCTCGGCGACACGCCCGTGCTGCCGATGTGGCTGACGCATGCGCGCGCGGGACAGATCCTGACGATCCGACAACCCGCGCGGGGCGCGCGACGCTACCTGCAGCTCGCGGGCGGCATCGACGTGCCGCTCGTCCTGGGTTCGCGCAGCACGCAGCTGCGCGGGGCATTCGGCGGTCTGGCGGGACGCGCGCTGCGCAGGGGCGACCGTCTGGCGAGCGCGCCATTGCACCCCGAACAGGCCGGCGCCGACGCCGGGAAACCGCGATTCGGCGTGATGTCTCCCGACATGGCGCTGCCCTGCGGTGCGTCCGGGCAGGACGCGGCACCGGGGCAGCCGTGCGTCGCGGGGCCGGGGGGACAGATCGTCACGCTGCGGGTCCTGCCCGCGGCCGAATACGCGCTCTACACGGACGCGTCGCTCGCGGGTTTCTGGAATGCCGACTGGCTGGTCACGCCCCAGAGCAACCGCTACGGCTACCGTCTCGAAGGACCGGGACTGGTCCCCACGCGCGCCATCGAGAAACGCTCGCACGGCATCGTGCCCGGCGTGATACAGGTGCCGCACAGCGGACAGCCCATCATTCAGTTGAGCGACGCGCAGCCGTCCGGCGGCTACCCCAAGGTCGGCACCGTCATCGAGGCGGATTTATGGCGCGTCGCCCAGGCACCGATCGGCGCGACCCTGCGCTTCGTGCAGACCACGTTCGCGGAAGCCGTCGCGGCCGGCGAGGCGCTCGCGCAGTACATCGCACAGGTGCGCCTGGCGGTCGCGCTGCATCGCGAATACCCGCAATCCTGA
- a CDS encoding acetyl-CoA carboxylase biotin carboxyl carrier protein: MDVMHLERLIACLGHGDVAEVEWQEADFHLRLSMPARHRTAAPPAHAPDRAQALPAYGAPAAVHSTTPTADTMRVTVRATSPGIFLSDHPDREAFAATRIAPDGGVRLRAGEMIGLLQAGPLYLPVTMPADGALSRCIATPGTVVGYGQALFEISANAPREAQEAQEAQAHRGETS, translated from the coding sequence ATGGACGTAATGCACCTGGAACGGCTGATCGCGTGCCTCGGGCACGGCGACGTGGCGGAAGTCGAATGGCAGGAAGCGGATTTCCATTTGCGATTGTCGATGCCGGCACGCCACCGCACGGCCGCGCCTCCGGCGCACGCCCCTGACCGCGCGCAAGCGCTGCCGGCGTACGGCGCCCCCGCCGCCGTGCATTCGACGACGCCCACGGCGGACACGATGCGGGTCACCGTGCGGGCCACGTCGCCCGGCATTTTTCTGAGCGATCATCCCGATCGGGAAGCGTTCGCGGCGACGCGTATTGCGCCGGACGGCGGCGTACGCCTGCGCGCGGGAGAGATGATCGGCTTGTTGCAGGCCGGCCCGCTCTATCTGCCCGTGACCATGCCCGCCGACGGCGCGCTGAGCCGGTGCATCGCCACGCCCGGCACGGTCGTGGGCTACGGACAGGCACTTTTCGAAATCAGCGCCAACGCGCCGCGGGAAGCGCAGGAAGCGCAGGAAGCGCAAGCGCACAGGGGAGAAACATCATGA
- a CDS encoding LamB/YcsF family protein → MKIDLNADLGEGYGPWKMGDDEALLDVITSANVACGYHAGDPVIMDRVVRAAAHRGIDVGAHVGFPDLLGFGRRQMQADPAELSRYVLYQLGALAAIAKVAGTRVGHLSFHGALGNMSAVDYQLAAPMVQAVAAFDPSITICATTDTQIEVAARECGLRVANAFLADRAYENDGTLVSRKKAGAVIESPAAVLARVEQLIADGTVTTIDGQRLAIDVQQILVHGDTPGAVDLARAVRRSIESHGGEVAPLSALF, encoded by the coding sequence ATGAAAATCGACCTGAACGCCGATCTCGGGGAAGGGTATGGTCCATGGAAAATGGGCGACGACGAAGCGCTGCTGGATGTCATCACCTCCGCCAACGTGGCCTGCGGCTATCATGCGGGCGACCCCGTCATCATGGACCGCGTCGTGCGCGCCGCGGCGCACCGCGGCATCGATGTCGGCGCGCATGTGGGTTTTCCGGACCTCCTGGGATTCGGCAGGCGGCAGATGCAGGCCGACCCGGCGGAGCTGTCGCGCTATGTGCTGTATCAACTGGGCGCGCTGGCCGCCATCGCCAAGGTTGCCGGTACGCGCGTCGGACATCTGAGCTTCCATGGCGCGCTCGGCAATATGTCCGCCGTGGACTATCAACTCGCCGCCCCGATGGTGCAGGCGGTCGCCGCCTTCGATCCGTCGATCACGATCTGCGCCACCACCGACACGCAGATCGAAGTCGCCGCCCGGGAATGCGGGCTGCGCGTCGCCAATGCCTTTCTCGCCGATCGCGCCTACGAGAACGACGGCACGCTCGTATCGCGTAAAAAGGCGGGCGCCGTCATCGAGTCGCCCGCGGCCGTCCTCGCTCGCGTCGAACAGTTGATCGCGGACGGCACGGTGACCACGATCGATGGCCAGCGTCTCGCCATCGACGTGCAACAGATCCTGGTGCACGGCGATACCCCGGGGGCGGTCGATCTCGCCAGGGCGGTCCGCCGGAGCATCGAATCCCACGGCGGCGAGGTGGCGCCGCTGTCGGCGCTTTTCTGA
- a CDS encoding SDR family oxidoreductase, which translates to MPFSDYHTALVTGASTGIGAAIVERFCREGLEVHAVARSADLLKDLAARTGCIPHALDVCDLTAMTALTQEVPFDVVVNNAGVSRKGSILDAQVDDIDVQVEVNLQAVLHIVRLTMPGMVARDRGHIVNISSIAAIYNFGGNSIYHATKAAIHALSRQLRVDATGRRVRITEICPGRVATDIFGHVSGDVEAARRQFIDGFELPLPGDIADAIAFAIAAPLAVNISNMEILPTLQVPGGLTTVKRDD; encoded by the coding sequence ATGCCCTTTTCCGATTATCACACCGCCCTCGTGACCGGCGCCTCCACCGGCATCGGCGCGGCGATCGTCGAGCGTTTTTGCCGGGAAGGCCTCGAGGTCCACGCCGTCGCCCGCAGCGCGGACCTGCTGAAGGATCTCGCGGCGCGTACCGGCTGCATTCCCCACGCGCTGGATGTGTGCGACCTGACCGCCATGACCGCGCTGACGCAGGAGGTTCCCTTCGACGTCGTCGTGAACAACGCCGGCGTCTCGCGCAAGGGGTCGATCCTCGATGCCCAGGTGGACGACATCGACGTGCAGGTCGAGGTCAATCTGCAGGCGGTGCTGCATATCGTACGCCTGACGATGCCGGGAATGGTCGCACGGGACCGCGGGCATATCGTCAATATTTCGTCGATCGCGGCGATCTACAACTTCGGCGGGAACTCGATCTATCACGCGACCAAGGCCGCGATCCACGCCCTGTCGCGCCAGTTGCGCGTCGACGCGACCGGCCGGCGCGTGCGCATCACCGAAATCTGTCCGGGCCGGGTCGCGACCGACATCTTCGGCCATGTGTCGGGCGACGTCGAAGCCGCGCGCAGGCAGTTCATCGATGGCTTCGAACTGCCCTTGCCCGGCGATATCGCCGACGCGATCGCGTTCGCGATCGCCGCACCACTCGCGGTCAATATCAGCAACATGGAAATACTGCCGACCTTGCAGGTACCGGGCGGGCTGACCACGGTCAAGCGGGACGACTGA